In Streptomyces sp. NBC_01314, the sequence GCGAGGGAGGACAGCAGTCCGGGGCCGTCCTCGCGCGCGGGGGCCGGCCTTTTCGGCGGCGGGGCCTCTTCGCGGTAGACGCGCGGGGCGCCGGGGTCGATTCGGTCCCGGCATCCGGTGGGGACGCGTCGGGGGTGGCTGCACTCGGGGCAGCGGACCGTGCCGCCCTCGCGGGCCCGGGTGTTCCAGCGGTGGCCGCACCCGTAGCAGGCGACGGCCACGGGCGGCCGGGTGAGTCCGGTGGGGATCACGATCGGGGCCCCGCATCCGCCTGCGCGTTTCGGGCAGCGCGTTGTGTTGCCGCTCAGTCGGGTTGTGACCGTTCTTCCGCACACGTCGCATACGACGGTTACGGCGGTTGGCAGTTGCTCGGCTCCGTACATGGGGGTCCCTTTCCGCGTAAAACATGTGCACTGTCATATGTCGCACACTTCGCTGAGGTTCGCATATACGGGAAGAGCCGGGGAGGTCATTTATCGGGACGTTTTCCGGTACGCGTTCGTATGCGGATTGCGGACCGGTTGCCGCGCGGTTTGCTGCGGCATTTGTGGGTGGTGCACCGGGGGCGGTGCACGGTGCCGGGGGCCCCGGTGCAGGTGCCTTTGCCGACACGTCGACCCCCGGTGCAGATGCACCGGGCGGGGCGGTGCACGTGCTCCGGGAGGGGTGCGCCGGGACGCCCGCAACCGGTGTACGAGGGAGCGGGGCGAGGGGTTCGGCGGAACGCCCGGGTTCGGTGAACGAGGGGCCCGGACATGGGTGTGCCCCGGGACCGGTGAGGGTCCCGGGGCACGGGGCGGTGCATCTGCCGGGGGGTCAGTGCGGGGCGTCATCCTCGCGGATGATGCCCGCGCCGGGGACGTCGGGGCGCGGGTGGACGGACAGACGGACCAGGGCGCCGGGGAGGGTGTCGACCGCGAGGGCGTGGAAGCTGCCGTCACGTCCGCCGATGCTGTCCGGCGCGAACGCTGAGGCCGGCACTTCCAGGCTCCCGCCGTGGTGCATGAGCACGGCCACGAGGGAGGCGTGCGACATGTCGGCGGCCGTCGCCTGCGTCTCGCCCTCGCGGGGCGCCTGCGCGGCCTGGAGACGCTCGACTTCGGCGAGCAGCTCGTCAATGGCGTTGTCGGCCCACACCATCGTGCGGAACTCGCTCTCGCCCATGCTGCGGATCTCCGCGAGGCGCTCGGGGGTCATCGGTCCGTCCCCGTTCCGTCGGCCTGGTCCTGGTCCTCTTCGCCACCGGCCCCGGCCCACTCCCCGGGCCCGGTGGGCATGACGTCCTCGTGCTCCTGGTCCTCGATGTCGTCGTCCTCGCCTACGCCGTCGGTCCATCCCTCGCGGTGCCACTCGGGGCCGTTGTCCGGGGTGAGGTGACCGCAGTACATGCACAGTTCGTCGCCGTGGCGGGTGGTCACCGCGCCGCCGCACCACTCGCATTCGCCCCGTTCGAGGATGGGGCCCTTTCCGACTCGGCACGGCAGGCAGGTGTGCCCTTCCGGCCCGTACGTCCAGCCGCATTCCCTGGTGAAGTCCTCGAACGTGGCGGCCGGGTATTCCCCGGCGGGTTCGAGGAGTAGGGCGAGGCAGTTGGTTGTGTCGCAGGTGACGGCATCGCGGATCATTCGGGGTCCCTCCCGTTTTCGGTCTGGTGGTGCGGGGCCGCCCTGTACGTCATTTCGTTGACGTACAGGGCGGGTTGTACGTCATCCGGTCTTCGCGGCCGGGGCGGTGGTGCCGTTCCAGGACCGGCGGAAGAGGACCAGGACGGTCCCGTATCCGGCGAGGGCGGCGAGGACGACCCCGAGGGCGGGGGCGTGGGCGAGGATCGCGAGGATTCCGAGAATGGCGGCGATCGTCCGGGCGAGCAATACGACGGGGTGAGTTCCGGCATTGTGTGCGGAAGCGGAAGACGACATGATGTGTTCCAGCCTTTCTCTTGCGGGGGAAGGTGGGGCGGGGTCCGTGACGGGACCCCGCCCCTTTTCGCGTGCGGGGGTATTACTCGCCTGCCGCTTCCTTTTCCGTGGCACGGCCCGCGCTCGGGCGGTTAGCGTGCCATTCCTGCAATTCCTCGGCGGTCCACATTCCGTCTTCGCCTGCGTCCGGGAATCCGGGGCGCCTCTTCGCCTGCCGCAGGGCATCGGCCGTCATGGGCACGATGCCCTCGCGCGCGGCGGCGGCGAGGCTGTAGCGGGGGGCCGGCACTTCCGCGGATTCCCCCTCGGCCCTCCCCTTCACGAGGGTCAGGTGCGGTGTCACGCTGTCACGCGTCACGCCCAGGGAGGCCACCCGTTCCAGCTCACGCCCATCGTGACCGCGTGACGTGACGTCCAGCGTGACAGTGGCGACGTCGGGCGCGTACGTGGGCATGGGGGGTGCGTAGCCCTGCTCTGCCCGACGGGCGAGGCACCACTCGCGCACCTCCGTCTCGGTGATGTACGGGGCCTGAATCCAGACGTGTTCCCCGCCGTCGACCACGATGTACCGGCCCCGCCGCTTCTGGCTCCGGGGAATCGGGTTCGTGCCCACCAGCATTCGCCATGCCTGCCACGTGTAGCGGCCCAGCACGCGGAATCCGAAGGAATCCCGGAGACCCTGGTTTCCGGTGGCCGCATCGTCCATTCGCTGGAATACGGCAACTACGTTCATGTTGGCCTGACGGCCCATGCGCAGGATTGCCGCGATGTCTGACCACACCGGGGGCGACACCGGGTCACCCTTCTTTTTCACCTCGCGCCAATGTTCCTTGCTGATCGCAGAGAACATGTTGCCCTCTTCGATGATCAGGACTTTGCGCTTAAAGGTGAGTGACCGGTCCAACACCCACGCGTCGTAACGCCCCTCCATTTCCCGCCGGAAGTCCTTGATTGCGTCCCACATGGCCCCGACGTTCCGGGGGTCGTTCATCACCGTGATACCGGGGATGCCCACCAGGGGGTCAAGGCTGATGAACTTCGGGTCGATCGCGAGGATTTCCGCACCCTGCGCAACCAACTGGCACACGGTCATTTGCAGGAACACGGACTTCCCGCCACCGGTTCCGATGGACAGACCCCACATGGGTTCCTCGCGCACGAAGTCACCGCGATACGGCTTGCCCCGGGAGTTCAGGCCCACGACGACTTCGCCGTCCTTGTTGGCGGCGACGTGTTCCAGGATGTCCGCCCACTTGACCATGCCGGGAGGCTCCGGGGTGCGGGTGAAGAGCACGGAGAACGGCGCCTGATGCATCCGCCAGTCCGCATCCCACGACCCCCCGAGACGGGCCGCCACGACGGCCGCCACGATCTTGCGGTCCCCGTGCCACCCGTCGGGCACCGGCACCTTCACCTCAGCATCCGGGACGTCGACACGGCGCGGCACGATCATGTCCCGCAGGATGTTCGCGGGCTCGTTCTCCAGCCCCTTCGCGAGTGCCTTCGCGAGGGGCCGCACCACGCGGCGGCGGTGCGTGAAGTTCAGCGCGGCCTCGCTGGTCTTGTACCCGGCCCACGTCGTGGCGGCGGCGGCCCCGCCCGCGAGAGCGCCGGCCGCAACGTCGGGCTCGGCGAACGCGGCGTAGGTCTCGCCTGCGGCGGCGGCCGTCCACGTCAACCGGATCGCCGCGCGCTGGAGACGGGGGCGGTAGCTCCACCTGCGGGCCCGGCCCGACTCGTGCAGCACCTTGTCACCGGCTTCGGTCCACGTGGCGTTCGTACGCGGCTCGGCGTCGTACTCAAGCCCCGTCAAGTGCCTGTACACCAGGCGGAAAACGCCCGTGCTCGTTTCGGTCTTACTGGTCTTCGCTGACATACTGTCGCGTGCCTCTCTGCCTGCTCGTATCAGGTGAGATGGGGCCCCGGACCGCCCTCCCCAGCTTCAATGGGGAGGGCGGTTTCGGTGTCCCTGGTGGTGCTCGTACTGCGGGTCATCCCTCCCGGCGGATCGGGACGACTTCCCCGGACGCGTCGCCCAGCTCGGCGGCGGTCCGCTCCTCCTGGTCCCGGTTGCGCACCTGCCGTACGTAGTCGGCGGACACCTGCACCTCGTACCCGGCCAGCAGCTCGGAGATCTGCGCGGGCTGGAGTTCCGGGCGCTTGCGCAGCGCGATGCGGATCGCGTCCGCCTTGCTGAGGTTGGACAGCGTGGGCGGTTCCAGCGGCGGAAGGATCGTGTCGTCCTGGTCCTCGATGACCTCTGCGTCGTGGGTGGCATCTGCACCGGGGGCCGTGGCAGGCGCACCGCCCTGCGCGGCGAGGACGGCCGCCACGATCGCCGCGACGTCCGCCGTGGGCACGGCGGCCGGGAGCGCGGCCGGGGCGGTTGCACCGGCCCCGGCAGACACCTGCGGAGCAACTGCACCGGGGGCCCCGGCAGATGCACCGGACTCCCCCGAGACGAGTGCACCGGCCTGCGTGGCGACTGCACTGTCCGGCACCGGGAGGCCGTACGCCTCTGCCATGGCGGCCCGCTCCCGCTCCATGGCGAGCAACTGGAGTGCGGCCCGCTGTTCGGCCTGCGCAGCCTGCCGACGGGCGTCCGCCACGGCAAGCATCGCGTTCGCGCTGGAGACTTCCGCCTGCACCCACGCCTGATCTTCCGGCGAGAGTTCGCGGTGCACGTGCTTCATGACCCCGAGCCACAGCACCTTCGCGAACAGGGAGACGGCCGCACCGCCCACGGCCATGCCGACGCTGCCCTGTTCCATGCCGTGCCAGAAGATCAGGCCCATGGTGGCCGCCAGGAGCCACCACCCGAGGTTGTCGGAGAACTCCCGCTTCTTCTTGTCGAACCGTCCGAGGTAGGTGAGCACGAGGGAGACGGCCCATGCCAGGTCGAACACACCGGCCGCGATGTACCCGGCACCGCCCTGGAACAGTTCGCCGATGGACCACGTCGACCACGTGATCGCGGCGAGGGTGAGCACCGTCACCAGGCCCACGACGACGCGCACGCCGATGCGGTCCCAGTTGCGCGGGAGCGTGGGCACCTGCACCTCGCGTTCGCGGGACACCTGCACCGTCTTGCCATCGCGGGTGTACGGCTCGGTGTACTTCTCTTTCTTGCTCTTGAACCTCACTGGATCTCCTCTTGCGGGGGAAGGCCGGCCCCCGGGACGGGGGGCCGGAATCAGGGGGCCGGACGCTACTCGGTAGCGGTGTCGGGGGTACCGGAGTTGAGGGAAGCGGCGGTGGCGTCCAGGTTGGCCATGGCCGCCGCGCACGCGGCCGTGAGTGCTTCCGACAAGTCGACGCGGCGGCCGATCCTCCCGGTGAGGGCGTAGGTCAGGCTCCGCAGCGCTTCCCGACTCGCGGGGGTGGTCTTCAGCGTCACGTAGTCGGCCATGTGGCGTGTCCTCTCCTGGCAGTAGCTGCCGTTCGTCCGTGCGGTTCCCAGTAGCTCATGATGAGCTATGGTTAGTCAAGATCCTAGCCCGTGAGTCCCGGAAGTGATGCGACGTCACCTCACGACACACGGACGGCCCTTGGGATCTTGCGCGCGGCGATCAGCGGGTGTACTGATTGCCCAACCGACTGTTAACGCAAAGGGGACGCAGTGGCGACTCAGGTAGTTGGGGCGAGGGTTCCGGCGGAAGTCATGGACCTGGTCCGGGAGGTTCTTGGGCTGGACCCCGAGACGTCCAACACGGACACCGTGCGGGCCGCCCTCTCCCACATCACGGACGTCCCCACCGCGCAGATGTACCGGCGCCGTGGCGGCCCCCGCCCCGGCTCCGGACGGAAGCCACGACAGGCCCAAGCTGCCTGATCAGGACGACAGTTCAGACCACAGAAGGGAGGTGAACGGCAGTGAAGAAGATGTTCGATGACATGTCGGATGACGAGTTCGCCAGCATGGCGAGCATGTCGGGTATGGGCGTGATCCCGGAGCGGACTCTGGCCGGGCACCTCGCACTAGTCGAGTGGATCTCTCAGCCGTGGCGAGAGTCGGGCCAGTGGCGGCCGGACCGGGCGCGGATGGTGCGTGACCTCATGCGGATGGTGCGCGACCTGCCGGGGCGGTCCGCCGTGGTGGCGTTGCTGGCCCTCGCGCTGCGGATGACGGAAAGGCCGGCGCCCCCCTCGCAGGTTCGCGGCCGGACGGTTCGCCGGTTGCAGTCGCAGGCCGGACATGGGGCCCTCGCGCCCGTGCGCGGTTCGCCGCTCGCGGCCGGATTCCCCCTGTCCATACCGGGAGCACCGTTGCCGTAGTCGCCAGAAATGACGAACGGCCCGGGTGTCGAGACCCGGACCGTTCTGAGTGCCCAGAAGGGCGTAATCAGCTATGAGGAACAATAACCCTGCGCGAACCCGCACGGAAACCGTGCAGGTAATCGCGCCAGAATTCGGCCCGGAATCGGTGACCGAAACCGCGCGGGTGGACCCGTGAACGGGCAGCACCGCGAGGGCCCCCCGGAGGACTGCGCGTCCTGCCGGAAGGTGTTCGCGGTCGTCGCCGGGAACCACCAGGCGTACCCGGACGTGCGGATGACCACGGTGCAGATCGGGGAGCGCTGCGGGCTCGGGGAGCGGGCAACGTACCTGCACCTGTCCCACCTCTTCCGGCACCGCCGGGTGAAGGCGGACCGCCGTACGCCCGTGCCGGGCGCCACGGTGCGCAAGGGCGGAGAGGCCACGCAGACCAACGATTCAGAGATCTGGGCCGTGAACCAGATCACCCCGGATCGTGCCTGCGGGTTGCTGCTCACCTGTCTTGCGCGGGAATCCGGCGGCCGGTGGGCCGGACAGACCACCGCGGCCAAACTCGCGGCTCGGGCCGGGATGCCGATGCGGACGGTTGAGCGGCACCGGCCGCACCTCGGGCCCCGGAAGGCTCGGGACGCTGCGGGGGCGGTCCGGGCCGGACTGGTGGAGTTCACGGCGGACACGGTGCTGTCCAGCAACGGCCGCCACCGGGTCCGGCGCGGGGACCGCTTCCGGTTCCTCGCGGGCCGGGACGCGCAGGCCCTCGCCTGGAACCCGACGGAAAGCCTGGTGGACCCCCGGGCGTTCGAGGGCACCGCCCGCGCCCTGGTGGACGCCGTCCGCTGGTTCGTCGGCCCTCCCGTCGACTTTGCGCAGGCGTACCGCCGGGTGTCCCTGTTGCTGGCCCGTGGCCACCGGCCGGAAGACCTGTTGCGGGCGCTCACCTCGCGGACGCCGGACAGCGGGGCCGCGCCCTACCGGGTGCTCTCGACATGGCTCCCGGCCCCGGGGGACGACCCGGCCCCGAGTGCGCACGCGGCCGTGCAGGCCGGTGCCGTCCTCATGGCCTGCGCGGACTGCGGGGCGAGGGTCCGGCCCGGCCCCGACGGACTGTGCAAGGGATGCCGCGAGGACCAGGCCCGGTACCAACTCCCGGTCCCTGCGGCCCGGGTGACACAGAGGCAGTGCCACGACTGCCGGAAGGACCTCACCAACAGCCCTGTCCCGTTCTTCTGCGACGGGTGCGGGGCCGATCAGCGGGTGTCCGCATGAGCGGCCACCAGGACCAACAGGAAGGCAGGAACACGATGCGATACGAGCGCAGCGTGATGACGGCCCCGCGTGACGCCCTGCGGCGGATCGTCGGGTGTGCGGACTGCTCGGGCCACCAGAGGCCCGGGTACGTACGCGAGTGGACCACCGATGCGACGTCCCCGAACGGGTCCCGGTGGGTGTGGAAGCGGTGCCCGGCAGAGTGCACGGCGGAGTCCCGACAGGACTCTGTGGACCGGCAGTTGGCCGCGCGGTTCGGGCGCCCGGTGGGTACCGCCACGGCACCGGCCGCGTGCGCCGGCCTTTCCGCCGGACCGGCCCCGATCGTCACGGCTCCCCCGGCCCGGCGGTCGACGTCCCGGCGCCCGGCCGCCCCTCGCGCGGCCCGGCCCGCGCGCCCCGAGCTGGTGGCCGCCGTCGCGGTCGACGTCGACGACGCGGGCCGCCTGGTGGTCGACGTCGACGGCATCGGCTCCCCCGAGTCGGTCACCGCCGACGCGCTGTTCGGGTGGCTCGGCACGGTGCCCCCGATCGGAGTTGCCCGGGTGCACGAGGACTCCCCGGACCGTGACGGCACGGTGTGCCTGTCCGCCGCCGTCCTCGCCGCGTTGAAGCTCCCGGCCAACCTGCCCACGGGCAAGCGGGCCGATCAGGTGGCCGCGAAGCTGCGGAAGGGCGCCGCCGCCCACGGCATCGAACTGTCGGAGACGATCGGCGCGGGCTTCAAGGCATGGCGCCGCCGGGGCGAGGCCGGGCCCCGCCTGTCCGTCAAGGTGATCGTCACGCCGTGGCTCGGGCAGGGCGAGGCCGGGGCGGTCAAGGCCGGGGAACTGATCACCTCGCTTGCCGGGGACGACGCCGACGCGGGCACCCTCGCCCGTCGCCTGCGCCGGTTCTCCGACGAACTGGGGATCGCCCCCGGCGCCACGGCCGCCGTGACGTCGTGGCAGCTGCTCGATGCGGTCCGCCCCCGGGTGCGGTGGGTGAAGGACGACGGGGGCCGCTGGTCCCGCGAGGACCGGCCCGGGGCGCTCCCGGACGGGGACACGGCCGTGCCGGTGGCCGCCGGGGCCCGGCACCCGCTCACCCGCGAGCGGACGGCCGCCCGCCTGCCGGTGTGCGAGGAAGAGGACTTCAAGTGGTGGGCGCGGGAGCCCCTGCCGGAAGAGGCCGCGCGGCCGTGGGCCGTCGCCCTCGATGTGTGCGCGTCGTACCTGTCCGTCCCCGAGACCCTGCGCCTTCCGTCCGGCCCGCTGGTCCACACCGACGCCCCCGCGTTCGACGGGAAGACGGCCGGACTGTGGCTGTGCGACTTCACCGGCCTCGCGGTCGAATCGGTGCTCCCGCACCCGGCCACCTTCACCGGCCTCGCCCCCGAGGGGCCCGGCTGGTACGTGACTCCCACCGTCGACTACATGGCGCGGGAGTACGGATTCGACCCGGCCACGATCAGCGAGGCGTACGTGTCGGAGCACACCGCCCCGATCCTGCGCGAGTGGCTGGCCCGTATCCGCACCGCGTACAAGGGCGCCATGGCCACGTTGGGCCTGGTGGACGGCATGGACGACGCCGCGTTCCTCGCCGCCTGGTCCTCGCGGAAGGACACCGCCGGGGACCCGGCCCGCGAGGACGCCGCCGCCCTGGTGGACGCCTACAAGTCGACGTACAAGGGCGGGGTGGGCAAGTGGGCCGACTCGGCCCGGCACCTCGCGGACGACGTGTGGGCGGACCGTGTGGCCGCCGCGTGGCACTACCGCCCGGAGGTCCGGCACCACGTGATCGCCGCCGCCCGGATCGCCTCGCACCGCCGGATGCGCAAGACGCTGCGGCTCACCGGGCGGGCGCCCCTCGCGGTGAACGTCGATCAGGTGATGTACGCCGCCGACGCCCCGCACCCGGGCGAGTTGCTGCCCAAGGACGACGCGGGCCGCCCGGTCCCCGGCACGCTGCGGCTCGGCTCGGCACCCGGCAGTTTCAAGCACGAATCGTCGGTGCCCATGACGGCCGTCGCCGCCGCCCTCGCGGAGCGCGAGCACCCGTCACGGCTCACCCACGACTACACACCGGCCGGTACCCCGGTCATCACTGACACGGAGGTCTGATCATGGCCGGTATGTTCCGCCGCATCGTCGGCAAGATGTTCCCCTCCCGGCAGGCCCCGGCCCGCGCCACCACGCAGGCCGCGCACGTCCGTGAGAAGCAGTACGGGGGCAAGACAAAGGACATGGCCCGCGCGTTCGGCGTCACCGAACGAACCGTGCAGCGCTGGATCAAGGGCACCCGCACCCCCAAGGGCGAGGACGCGAAGAAGCTGGAGACGGCCGCCGCCGCCGCGCAGGTGACGGACAAGGGCCGCGAGCGTCGCGCGAAGCAGATGGAGAAAGAGCCGGCGGGCACCGTCCGCGTGCGCGTCGACCGCGCCGGATCGTTCGACATCAAGGGTTCGAATGGGGTCCGTAACCGGACCGTCGAACTGGACTTGAAGCCGGAGCAGGCCGCCGCCCTCGCCCGCGCCACGGACGAGAACGACGTGCGCGGCGTGATCGGGGATGCCCTCGCGGACTACTTCAACGGCGGTCCGTACGGCGGGTTCCGCTCGGGTGACTTCGACTTCGACCCGAACGGGGTGGACCTGTCATGACCGACACCCACGCCGGGCCGTCCCTCGATGCGGCGGCCCGGTCCGTGGCCGACGCCCTCACGCTGCTCGGGCAGGCTCAGACACTCCTGTCCGACGCGATGTGCGCCCCGGCCCTCCCGGCCGATCCGGCCGTTGCTCAACTCCCCTCGTTCTTCGCGGACGGCACCGCCACCACGTCCGGCGGGGCCCGGATGTACGGGGCCGCGCACGCCGTTCTCGCCGCCCGGTGGCTGCTGCGTTCGGCCGTGGGTGCCGAGATGCCCGGCGGGGGCGTCCCCCGGGCGTACGGGCGCCTGCGGGCCGCCCTGGTCTGTGTGGACACCGCCGCCGATCCGAACCGCCAGGAGCGGCCCCCGGTCCTCCCGGAACCGGCGCCCCAACCGGCCCCGGCCGTTCCGCAGGACGCCCCCGAGCCTCCCCCCGGGGCGGTCCGTCGGGGCCACCTGTGGGCCGTGCCCGCGCAGGTCTGCACGGTGCCGGACACCGGGGGCAACGGCGGTTCCCTGCCGTGCCTCGCCTGCGGGGTCCCGGTCTGCTCGTGCGAGGGCGGGCACCTTCGGGGCCGGGAAGAGGTCCGCACCTGCGACGCCTGCGGTAACCCGTTCTGGTGGGTCGACGTCAGGGTCGGTCCGTCGTGACCGGCCGCCGCGCGCCCCGAGCTGCTGCACGCGCGGCAGCTCGGGGCCGCCCTGGGGGAAAGGCCGGCGCCCGGGACCGGTGCCCGCGCTGCGGGTCCGACGTCCTGGTGACGCCCGCCGGGGAACTGCTCGAACCCGAGCCGCACCCCCTCGCCATCACCCGGCCCGACGGCTCCCGCCTCACCCTGCGCGAGGCAGCAGACCAGGCCATGGAGCGGATACCGCCGATCGGCCACCACGTCCACGTGGGCGGCCCCGTGCCTGCGGGCCGCGTCGTCGCCCCCGGCTACGGGTGCCACGCGCAGATCACCCAACTCGCCCTCTTCGCCGCCGCATGACGCAGGCCGGGAAGGGCGGATGACGTACGACGCCCCGCGTACGTCAACCACTTCACGTACGGGGCCCATTGATCAGGAGGACAGACCCATGAAGACAGCACAGACCGCCCCCACCGTGGAAGACCGGATGAAGCGGCAGGCCATCACCTTCCATGACCTCGCGCGGAACCTGTACGCGAAGGTCCGGGAGGAAGAGGCCCGATCGGGCCGCGCCACGGAGCGGGGCGACTACCAGGGGTCCGCCCGGCACCTCGCGGCAGCGGAGAGCATGACGGAGTGGGCGAACACGCTGATCGGCCCCGGCTGGAAGGCGTACGCCAAGGAACACGAGGGGGACCACGGTGGATCCCCGTACCCGGTCCCGGGCCCGGCCACGAAGGACGGCACCGACGGGGACTGACCCCGCACCCGACGCCCACGGCCCCGCAGGTGTACCCGCCTGCGGGGCCGTGTGGGTGTTCCGGCCAAGGAACGTGCGCGCACTGTCCCATATGGCACTGACAACGCCCTGTCGCGTCCGGCCGCTGTCGCGTGGTGTGGCCTGCGGGTACGGGTGCCAACTCCCCTTCCTGGTCCGGGCGCGACAGGCGACACGACAGCAAGTGCGCCCCCCTTCACCACCGTTGCTCTCGGCCATTCGGCGCGTACCCCTTGTGATCTTTGGCGGGGTACCCCTACATTCGGAGTTGTTGGCGGGGTAACCCGACAAGCGACAGAAGGGGAAGGCCACATGGCCCGGAAGCTGAACAAGAAGTCGCGCGAGGCCCTGAACCGCGTCTGCCTGGTGGTGGCGCTCGTGTTCGCCGCCCCGACGTACGCCCTGGTCCCGGTCGACGGGCGCGGCCCGATCGCCGCCGCCACGGCGATCGTGGGCGCCCTCGCGTACGGCGTCACCCGGTACGTGGCCATGCGCGCGTGGGCCGCCGCCTCCCGCCCGGCCCCGCGCACCCGCACCGCGAAGTAGGACGGCCCCTCGGGGAGGCCGTCCGAACCGGCCTCCCCTCCCGCCCCCGGAAAGGCACCACCCATGCCGCAGGAACCCACCTTCCAGGACCGCATGTTCATGGAGGGCGAGGCCGTTTACGCGCAGATCGAACGGGGCGAGTGCACCGACGTCGAAGCGGCCCTGATGAACGCCCACGCCCGCGCCTCGCAGTCCGACAACTCCTGACCACCCGTACGCCCGGGGCCGCCGGAAAGGCCGGCGCCCCGGGCCCTCGCCCCGCAGCACCCCAACCACGGAAGGAACCCCACATGGGAACCCGAATCCCCGCCCCCGGCTCTGAGAGCGGCGTCCCGCACTTCGCCGCCCACGCGGGCCGTATCACCCTCACCCACGCCGACACCGAGCCGGACACCCGCATTGGCGGGCAGGAAGGGGCCACCACGTGGTGGAAGGACGGCACCACGTCGTACGTCGTCCACTTCCGTTCCGGGCAGGTCCACGGGTGGACCATGGCGGATGAGGTGGACACCGCGATTCAGGCC encodes:
- a CDS encoding helix-turn-helix domain-containing protein, which produces MAGMFRRIVGKMFPSRQAPARATTQAAHVREKQYGGKTKDMARAFGVTERTVQRWIKGTRTPKGEDAKKLETAAAAAQVTDKGRERRAKQMEKEPAGTVRVRVDRAGSFDIKGSNGVRNRTVELDLKPEQAAALARATDENDVRGVIGDALADYFNGGPYGGFRSGDFDFDPNGVDLS